AGCGGATTTATAATGGCTTAAAAGGGTTTTGCGAAGAGGTTTATGTGGTAAGAATGAATCAAAATCTCAGAAATATTAGTTAAGATAGAGATACTTTTATTAGGAATCACCTGGGGCAAAAACCCCAGCTTTTTTATTTTAAATAAGGGAGATTATCTTGCGGCTTAGGAGGATGTGTGCTATATTAAATCGTAAGAGTTACGATTTGTAAGGGGGATTTATCATGAAAAAGATGATTAAAAAGATAGGCTTTTGCCTAAGTCTGCTGACTTTATTGGTCAGTTTTGGCTGTAGCCAAGGCAAAGAAGAAGCAGAAAAAACCAGTAAGGACAAGCTCACTGTGATGACGAGTTTTTATCCCATGCAGCTATTAACCCAAGCGGTGGTCGGGGACTTAGCTGATGTGCAGGTGATGATATCGGGACAGCAAGAGGCCCATCACTTTGAACCCAGTGCCAAGGATATGGCCCGCTTACAAGAGGCGGATGTCTTTGTTTATAATAGCGATGATATGGAAGCCTGGGTAGAGAGTAGTTTAAATAGCATTGATACCGACCGGGTAAAAGTAGTCGAGTCCGCTGACAATATTGAACCCATTTCCGGAGCGGTAGAGACGATTGAGGGCGAGGTTCTGACGGCTGAAGATGACCACGATCATGATCATGACCATGAAGGCGACCATGATCATGAAGAAGGCGACCTCCATGTCCATGAATATGATCCCCATACTTGGCTCAGTCCTAAAAACGCCATGATTCAGACCCAAGCTATTTGTGACACTATGAAAGAAGTTGACCCTGACCGGGCTGAACTTTACCAAAAGAATACCGATGCCTTCTTGGAAAAGTTGGAAGCACTTGACCATGACTATCAAACTGCCTTTTCTAATCATCCCGACCAATCCTTCGTGACTGCCCATGCAGCTTTTGGGTATTTGGCTGATGAATATAATTTGAAACAAATTGCCCTAACGGGAGTGAGTGATAACGCAGAACCTTCGCCCCAAGCCATGGCAGCGGTGATTGATTATATTAAAGAAAATAATCTTCCCGTAATTTATTTCCAAGAAAATACTTCTTCCAAGCTGGCGGATACTTTGGCGGCAGAAACTGGGGTTAAGGTATCTAGTCTCAATGCCCTAGAATCAGCGACTTCTGACCGGCCAATTTCAGGAGATACCTACATTGATTTGATGCGGGAGAATCTCGACCATTTAAAATTAACCATTAATTAGATAGGAGGCTAGCATGCATTATATCCAAGTAGAAGACTTGCGCTTTTCTTATGATAGTGAGCCTGTCCTCAATAATATCAGCTTTACCGTTGATCCCGGTGAATTTGTGATTTTGACCGGGGAGAATGGGGCTGCCAAGTCAACCCTGTTAAAAAATATCCTGGGTCTATTACAACCTGACAAGGGAAAAGTGACGATTAGTAAAAACAATATTTATGGTAATAAATTACAAATTGGCTATGTGCCCCAGATGGTGGCTAGCTTCAATGCGGGCTTTCCCAGCACGGTCTATGAGTTTGTTCTCTCAGGCCGTTACCAACAGGATCGCTGGTTTAAACGTTTGACCGATGAAGACCATGAGCATGTTAAGCGGGCCCTTAATTCAGTCGGCATGTGGGAACAAGCCCAAGAAAAAGTGGGGGAATTATCCGGCGGGCAGAAGCAAAGGATTGTCTTGGCCCGGGTTTTTGCTACCGATCCTGACCTATTTGTCCTCGATGAACCAACGACAGGTATGGATAAGGCCTCTCGGGAAGAGTTTTACACCTTATTGAAACACAATACCCGCCGCCATGGTAAAGCCATCCTTATGGTGACCCATGAAGATATCCACCTGCAAGATTATTTCGATAAACACATTCATTTGACTAGAGAGGAGGGGTCCCCATGGCGCTGTTTCAGTATGACTTCATGGTCCGAGCCTTCATCGCCTGCGGAGCCATAGCCTGTTTCGCTCCGGTATTGGGGCTATTGCTGATTTTGAGAAAGCAGTCCCTAATGTCGGATACCCTGGCCCATGTTTCCTTGGCCGGGGTGGCTTTAGGCTTCTTATTAGGGGTTGAGCCGATCTATACCACCATCTTAGTGGTCGTTATTGCGGCTATGGCCTTAGAATACCTACGCCGGGTTTACAAAAACTATTCGGATATTTCTATTGCTATGTTAATGTCGGGTGGTATGGCCCTGGCCTTACTATTAATGTCCCGGGTCGAATCAGCCAGCAGCATTGAGGCCTACTTATTCGGGTCGATTGTTACCATATCGTCGGTTCAAGTCCGCTTATTAATTGCCTTAGCAGTCATTGTCCTTATTGCTTATTTTGTCTTTAAGCGGGTCCTTTATGTGGAAGCCTTTGATGAGAGCATTGCCTATACTTCGGGCTTACCGACTCGTTTAATTTCCATGGTGCTTTCCATCGTGACCGGGGTAGCTATTTCCATCATGATGCCGATTGCTGGGACCTTGTTGGTGTCTTCCATCCTGATCATGCCAGCGGCTATTGCTATGCGCTTGATGAAGAGTTTTGATAGTGTGATTATCTTAGCTATTATCATTGCCTTAGCCGGGATGTTTTCGGGTCTACTGATTTCCTATGGCTTAGACACCCCTCCAGGAGCGACCATTGCCTTTATCTTTGTCTGCCTTTTTGCCTTGGAAAGTATCCTCTTACGCTTGGTTAAAAAATAGAGAAAACGATTTCTATGATTAGTCCAATAATAAAACGCCCATTGTTAAGTGATGGGCGTTTTCCTATTATATAAAAACAATTATAGTAAAAAACAGACTTTCGACGGAAATTTCTTGAATTTGTTCTGATTTTGCTTATAATGTAATAAGCTAGCAAGTAAAGGAGTACAAGTATGAAAATGAAGCGTAGTCATCGTTTAGTCGATATGACCCATTATTTGTTGAATAACCCTTATCGAACGATTTCCTTACCCTTCTTTGTTGACCGCTATCAAGCAGCCAAGTCATCCATTTCTGAAGATGTCGGCATTATTGCTGAACAATTTAAGTTATCTAATATTGGTATTGTTGAAACTATTGCTGGAGCCAGTGGTGGTGTTATTTTCCGCCCTAAAGTGGAAAAAGACAAGGCCATGGAGTATATGAATCAATTAACCGCTAAGTTGACTGATAAGCAACGTATTCTACCGGGCGGTTATTTCTATTTTTCTGACGTTTTAGGCAATCCCTATGATTTACGTCATATTGGTAACATCATCGCTTCCGCTTATTACGGACAGTCGATCGATGTGATCATGACCATGGCAACCAAGGGGATTTCCATGGCCCAAGCAGTCGCCAATTTTTTGAATGTTCCCTTTGTCATCGTTCAACGGGAAGCCCAATTAACAGAAGGGTCTACTGTTTCAGTGACCTATGTGACGGGGAATGACGAAGTGAAAAAAATGGCCTTGACCAAAAATAATCTCTCGGCCGACCAAAATATTTTAATTGTCGATGACTTTATGAATGGGGGCGGCACCATGAATGGGATGCTCAGTTTAGTTGAAGAATTTGACTGCCATACCATCGGAGCGGTGGTCTTTGGGGAAGCGGATAATCAAAAAAACTATATCGATTATCCCTATAAGTCCCTCATCAAGGTTAAAAAGACGGCTGATAATTTAGATGTAGCGGGGATTGAATTAGGGTCCTTGTTTGACTAGGGAGAATAATTAGCAATGTACTGTTAGGACAAAGCTTTCTAAAGTTTTATTTAAAACAATTAGAAAGTCTTGTCCCTTTTTTATTTTACTTCTAATATAGGGTATAATAGTGACTTGATGAAGAAAAAGGAGACGAAGTGATGTCAAAGAAGCAACCCTCTTCAGCAAAGAGTGTATTAATAAATTCTGGAATTTATTCGATCACCTCGATTTTGCAAAAAGCGATTGGATTTATTTTACTTCCTTTATATACTTTATACCTTACTCCTGAAGACTATGGGATTGTTGGTGTGGTTAATTCATTGACCCAGGTATTAACCTTATTGTTCACTTTTTCTCTAAATAGTGCAGTCCAACGTTATTTTTACCGCTATCGGGAAAATTGGCCCCAATTACAATCCTTTTACGGGACCATTATGCTCTTTATTATGGGTAATAGCCTCTTTTTAGGGGGCTTAATTATCCTATTTAAGGATATCCTTGTTGAACCCTTTGTTGATGGGATCGCCTTCTATCCCTATATTTTTATGGGGATCATTACCGTCATTGTTAATCCAATTTATAATATTTATCAAACCTTATTGCAAACTATGGAACAAGCCAAGGCCTATGCCATTAACAGCTTGCTCAATTTTGCCATGATGGTGGCTTGCAATATTCTCTTTATTGTCGTTTTCCAATGGGGAGCTACTGGGCAACTATTAAGTTACTTAATAACCGGCTTTACTTTTGGCCTTTATGCCTTGATTAGTTTATATCAGCGGGGTATCATCCGCTTTAACTTCCAATGGAACTACCTGAAAGAGGCGCTTTCCTATTCGATTCCGCTCCTGCCGCACTTGATGTCTACCCAAATTGCTGATTTTGTCTCACGACTATTTCTTAATAACCAGGTGTCGACCGCCAGTGCGGGACTCTATACGACGGCCTCGCAATTTATGTTAATTATCGATACTATGCAATATAGTGTCAATTCAGCCTATGTGCCGTGGTTCTATAGCTTGATGGATTTGGGTGGTCAGCACAAGAAAAAAGCCATTCAATTTGCAGATGTTCTGAGTCGGATTTATTTAATCATTAGTTTGGGAATGTCCTTATTTATTAAGGAGGTTATCCAAATTTTTATTGCCGATGGCTATTTACTGGCTTGGACTTTGGTGCCTATCATCCTGGTGGCTTATCAAATTCGCTCAGTCTACCTCTTCTACGTCAATACGCTCTTCTATAATACCAAGGCTACCCGGTATATTTTCATTGCTACCCTGTCAGGGAGTTTACTGAGTGTCTTTTTAACCGCAACACTGACCCAGTACCTAGGACTCTTAACCCCAGCCATCGTGCTTTTAATCCAATGGACCGTGATCGCAATCATTATTTATGTCCTTTCTAGAAAAATTGAACCGGTCAATTTCAAAATCAAAAAGATGTTGCTTTATATTGCTATATTAGTTCTGGTAAGCGGAGTGGGCTTGTTTTATGATATTGCCCACCCAACTGGACCACTGATTTGGCAAAATCTTCTCTATAAGATCGTTCTCTACCTAGTGACTACTATCGTACTCGTCTATAGAGAAATTCCTACCATAAAGGCCTTGTTCACTGATTTTATTGGCAAAAAATTAAATTCAGGAGATTAGATTAATGAAACATGCAATTGTTGCTTGGACACCGCTTCATATTATCAATAGCCTTAATATCTGGAAGAATTGCTTATCTGGGGAAGAGCTGACCCTCTTTATCTATAACGAATTCGCTAACGCTGATTTATTAATTGATATAAGCAGGAAGCTAGGCCAGGGCTTAGAAGTGGTTAAAATCAACCATCAGAACTTAGGCGGAAAATTGGCGAAAATTTCTCGTCTTTATTGGAATAAGAACTTGATCCCTCTAGATGATTTTGACCATATTTATTTACCGGGGGATAATTATTTTGGCCGCCTTCTTTATAGCAGCCTCGCTGCTAAAGGTCATGATTTTCACTTGCACTATTATGAAGACGGTATGGGGATTTATCTGGGCGCCAAACCCATAGAAATCAAAAATGCCAATGATGCCTTGCAAAAGAAATTGAATAAGCATTCCATTTTTCACGGTCAATGGGAAAATTGTTATACCTACCAACCAGACTTGGTTCAGTGGCATGATTTCTCAGGAGACTTGATAAAAATTCCTGTTCTTGACCAAAGTAATCCCGCCTTTTCCTTGGTCAAGGCAATTTTTTCTCAAGCCTATAATGAGGAAATAAGTCAAGTCGCCGAGGGGAGTTTAATTTATTTTGACCAGCCCTTCAAAAAAGATGGGGCACAAATCGATGAATTGGCCTTGTTTAACCACTTAAAAGCAATATGTGATTCCTTAAATATTAGGATCTACGTGAAGTTACACCCTCGCTCGGAAGAAAATAAATATGGGCAGGTGAATTATTTACAAACTACCATGCCCTGGGAAATCTTTCTCTTGTTTGTAGACCATTCCGACCTGACTTTAGCAGCAATGAATTCAACTGCGGTATTTTCCCCTTACTTACTCTATCAACAAAGGATGCCGATTATTATGTTGGCCGGCCTGGTTGATCATGCGATTGGGGAAAAGGTGGATGAGCCGACTAAAATGATTTTAACCAACAGCTTGTCCATGGCTAAAAATTTCAAGGAAATTTATGGACCTTTGTTACAGGTGCCTGAAAACAGCAAGCAGTTAGAAGACTTATTATATGAGATTAAAATTAAAGGAGATCAATAGCTCAATGAAAGAATATGCTAATAAAATCTTTTCAATAATTAATAATGTTCATTTATTTAAAATAATTACTTTGATTATTAATCTTATATATGCAGTTCCTAGCAGTTTTGATATCGAGAACGTTCCCATGAAGATTGTTTTTGTCTGGGGGATTTACTTATTGGCTAAGGACTTTTTGACCAGGCGAATAATGTTTAAGCAAAAGTTTTGGCCTTTTTTATTTGCCTTTTTAATCTCTTTTGCGATTTCGGTCCTCTTGAATTTAACCTATCAATTTCCCGATTCAGCGATTAACTGGTTCTATGTGGCCCAAACTTTCTTCCTGATCTATGCCTTTAATCCTAGTGAAGATTACCAAACAAGTAAAAATTGGATGGCAAGATTTAACGACATCTTTATCGGTATCGTTTGCTTTTTGGGTTTTGTTTCCCTATTGCTCTTTGCCTTTCATATTCGCTACTGGGTTTTAGATGGCACTGGGATTAATTGGATGCGGCAAGGTTTCACTGAAAATCGCTTATTTGGCCTTTACACCAGTCCTAACATGGGGTCGATTATTGGTGTGTTAAGTGTTGTAGCTAGTTTAATGAATAATATCTTGAAACGATCAAGTTGGAAGAGTTTCCAGCCTTTCTATGTTTTTAACGCCATTATTCAATATTTATATTTTGTTCTAGCCAGTTCGCGAGGAACCACCTTGACCCTGTTGACTGCTGGCTTAGTCATCACCTGCTATGCCATTTATCGTCTCTTTGTTAGACACCAAGCCAACTTTAAAAGCCTTGGCAAGCTTATCCTAGGAGCAGGGCTGGGGCTCTTTCTGTTTGTCGCTGTGGAACATCAAGCGGAAAGCATTTTAGCTTATATTCCAGCAACGACCCAAACAGCTGCCCGCTTAGTTACTGGGGAAATCAGTTGGAGTGATTTGAGACATGGTGAGAGCAAGACTGGAGGAAATAAAAGTACGGTTATCGCTCCCGTAAGTATCCAGCATGATGAAGGGGACGCTGAAGTTTCAGCAGGACGTTTTACCATTTGGCAAGCCGGGATTAAGGCGGCGGCACAAAATTTCTTGTTCGGTTTAAGTGATATTGACTTATACCGCAATATTAAAGACCAAGAAGCTACCGCCCAGGTGGATATGACCAAGCTTACCACCTTGGATAGAAGCGAGATCAAACGTGCTAGAGGAAACATGCATAATACCTATATTGCAGTCTTTACTAAGGCTGGTTTTGTCGGCTTAATTATTATTGCAGCCTTTGCGCTATTCTATTTAATTTATCATGTAGGCTATCTCTTGACAGCAAGGGTTGATTTCAGTGATGCCAACAATCAATTATATGCCTTAATCTTAGTTACCATTATCGCCTTGCTGGCTGAAGATATGGTGGAAAATCATATCTTGTTAGCCAACCGCGATACCATTGGCTTAATTTTTTGGACCTATGCCGGGTTCCTTAATGTCCACCGTTCCCAATTACAAGCAAAAAAAGCCAAGCAATCAACAAAGATCTAAAAAGTAAATTTATAAATATTATTTCGCCTTATTGAAGCTAAAGACTAAAAAAATTATAATAGTAATAATTTCTTTAGACTAAGCACATAACAGGATCAAACTCTAGGTGAAGAAGGGTAATATAATGAACAAAAAAGCTTTATTTATAACCAGTATTTTAACGGTTTTGCTTTTAGGCTTGGCTGGAATTTTATACTATAACCACCATATTACGGTGGCCAAAGTTGAAAAAGAAGTTAATGAAATTTATTTTAATAATAAGCATGACTATATCAATCCGAATTATTCTTTGGAGGATTTAGAGAAGGTTAAATATGATAGTCGCCACATCTATGGTGACCATGCTAAGGAATTACAAGAGCTCATTGATCGGGCGATTGACAAGCGGAAGGCCATTCAATTCCTGAATGACTCTGTTCTTGATGATAAGCCGATTATTGAAGGCAACCAGGTCAACAAGGATTGGGTCATTGAAGATGGAGTTTCTGCTGAAGAGGTTGATAAGAAAAAAGATCGCTTTAATTTCGACTACTCAGACAAGTTAGTGGAAGATTTAAAAGCTAATTATGGACTTTTACAGCAGGTGGCCCAATCGAATGAGACGATTGAAAATAAAATTGATCATTTGCCAGAGAAGTTCATGATTGAAAGCTTAGATAAAGACCTTGATGCTTTTAACCAGGTTGCTAAGGAAATATCCAATTATATTGATCATACCAATAAGGAAGGTCAAGCTGACCTCTTTAAAAAGCGCTTAATGGACTATGCTTTATCAGTAAAAGAACAGACGGCTAACCAGGATGGCTATAGCAAGTCCCTAGAAAAATTACTTAAGCAGGATGAATTAGCCAGTGTGCTGACAGGGTCGCCAGTGGATTATCGGCCTTTAGTGGCTATTACCTTCGATGATGGTCCTGATGATAATGTCGAAAATGCCATGGATATCTGTGAACAATACGGCATCAAGGCAACCTTCTTCTTACAAGGAAATAATACCGAAAAGAAACCAGAATTAGCCCGCGAGATCGTTAAACGTGGCCACCATGTGGCAAACCACTCTTATGATCACCCTGATTTTGCTAAATTAACAGATAAGCAAATTTTAGACCAAATTAATCGTACCCAAGATATCATTAAACAAGCAACGGGAGTAACGCCGACATTATTTAGAACGCCCTATGGCCAAGATCGAGCGCGGACGACTCAATTAGTTGCCCCCTTAAAACCTTGTTATTGGAATACCACGTCCAGAGACTGGCAATTAACGGACCCCGATGATATCTATGATATGATCATGAAAAATATGCAACACCATTCTGTTATTTTACAGCATTCTAGGTATACGGCGACAACCGATGCCTTGAAGAAAGTGATTCCGGAACTGAAGAAGCGGGGCTATGTTTTTGTCTTTCCTGAGCAAATCCCTGACATCAAAACTTGGAATCATAACTAAAGAAAGATAACTTAATCGGAATGTCTGCTTATTTTAATTGGGAAATAAGCAGACATTTTTATATCTACCATAGCGTTTGGATTAGAAAGGGATTCCTATGTTTAATCTATTTTTATTTATCTTGTCGACCTATGGCTATGTCTCCTGCTTAGAGAAGCGCTTAGCCGTTTCGCCTTATCTGTCTTGGATCTTAGTAATTGCTGGTCAAAGTTTGACAATTTTTTCTTTTGCCTTGTTGAACCTATTGCAACCGGCCTTGTATCTTATTTATTACTTGGGTTTTGTTCTTTTAGCTGTTTATTTATTTCAGCAAAGTCGCTCTAGCCAGCAAAGTTTCCTTGACCTTTTTAAAAGAAAATTTTCCTGGATTAGCTTTATTTTCTTGTTAACCTTTTTAATTTGGGTGATTTTTATGAAGGAGATGCCTCTTATTTTTTGGGATAACTTTTCCCATTGGGGGCTGATTGTTAAATTCTTCTTCAATGAACAGCGCTTAGCGACTGATCTAGACAAGATTATCTACTATCGGTCATACCCACCGGCAGTTTCTCTATACATCAATTATGTGGTTAATTTCCTAGGTTATAGCGAAGGCCATATGATTATCGGCAATTTCATGGTCAATTTAGCTGCCCTCTATGCTTTTTTTACCCCCTTTAATATCAAGAAAAATAAAATAACCGGCTTTTTGGTACTCATTTTAATCGCAATCTTTTATTTAATGGATGACCACGTTAAAATGTATAATTTGCTAGTGGATAACTTGCTGGCTTATCTGACCTTGGCTGGCTTTGTTGGTTTATATCACTATCGGGAGAATAGAAAGGTTAGTTCGCTAATTGTTATTCTTCTAGCCGGCTTCTTAGGCCTGGTTAAGGGGAGCGGAATTTTCTTTGCTGTCTTAGTTATTGCTGTTTATTGCTACTATTTGACTAAGTACTTCAAGTCTAACAAGCCTCTTCTCCTCAAAAGATACTTACCCGTTTTACTGAGCCTGCTGCCCTTTGCTATGTGGAAACTCTATGTAAGGTTAATGTATGATACCTCACAATTTCGCCATAGTGTCCACTTTGATTGGAGCCAACTACATCTTAAGGCCAAAATTGTGGCTAAATTTATCCTTCAAAGTTTGGACCCCTGGACGCCATCAACTTGGGGACTGGTTTTGATAGTAGTCTTGGTTTTAGTGATGCTTTTAGTGACTGCCAGAGAGAAGAATTTGCAGAAGCAGCTAATGACTTTTTCTGGAATTCTTTTTACTGTGTTGTTTGTTTACTATTTGAGTACCATGGCCATGTACTTGACCGCTATGCCAATGGATGAAGCGATAAAATTGGCTCAATTTGACCGTTATACCCTGACAGGGGTTTTTGTGGGACTAGG
The nucleotide sequence above comes from Aerococcus urinae. Encoded proteins:
- a CDS encoding metal ABC transporter solute-binding protein, Zn/Mn family, which encodes MKKMIKKIGFCLSLLTLLVSFGCSQGKEEAEKTSKDKLTVMTSFYPMQLLTQAVVGDLADVQVMISGQQEAHHFEPSAKDMARLQEADVFVYNSDDMEAWVESSLNSIDTDRVKVVESADNIEPISGAVETIEGEVLTAEDDHDHDHDHEGDHDHEEGDLHVHEYDPHTWLSPKNAMIQTQAICDTMKEVDPDRAELYQKNTDAFLEKLEALDHDYQTAFSNHPDQSFVTAHAAFGYLADEYNLKQIALTGVSDNAEPSPQAMAAVIDYIKENNLPVIYFQENTSSKLADTLAAETGVKVSSLNALESATSDRPISGDTYIDLMRENLDHLKLTIN
- a CDS encoding metal ABC transporter ATP-binding protein, whose amino-acid sequence is MHYIQVEDLRFSYDSEPVLNNISFTVDPGEFVILTGENGAAKSTLLKNILGLLQPDKGKVTISKNNIYGNKLQIGYVPQMVASFNAGFPSTVYEFVLSGRYQQDRWFKRLTDEDHEHVKRALNSVGMWEQAQEKVGELSGGQKQRIVLARVFATDPDLFVLDEPTTGMDKASREEFYTLLKHNTRRHGKAILMVTHEDIHLQDYFDKHIHLTREEGSPWRCFSMTSWSEPSSPAEP
- a CDS encoding metal ABC transporter permease, with protein sequence MALFQYDFMVRAFIACGAIACFAPVLGLLLILRKQSLMSDTLAHVSLAGVALGFLLGVEPIYTTILVVVIAAMALEYLRRVYKNYSDISIAMLMSGGMALALLLMSRVESASSIEAYLFGSIVTISSVQVRLLIALAVIVLIAYFVFKRVLYVEAFDESIAYTSGLPTRLISMVLSIVTGVAISIMMPIAGTLLVSSILIMPAAIAMRLMKSFDSVIILAIIIALAGMFSGLLISYGLDTPPGATIAFIFVCLFALESILLRLVKK
- the purR gene encoding pur operon repressor produces the protein MKMKRSHRLVDMTHYLLNNPYRTISLPFFVDRYQAAKSSISEDVGIIAEQFKLSNIGIVETIAGASGGVIFRPKVEKDKAMEYMNQLTAKLTDKQRILPGGYFYFSDVLGNPYDLRHIGNIIASAYYGQSIDVIMTMATKGISMAQAVANFLNVPFVIVQREAQLTEGSTVSVTYVTGNDEVKKMALTKNNLSADQNILIVDDFMNGGGTMNGMLSLVEEFDCHTIGAVVFGEADNQKNYIDYPYKSLIKVKKTADNLDVAGIELGSLFD
- a CDS encoding lipopolysaccharide biosynthesis protein; protein product: MSKKQPSSAKSVLINSGIYSITSILQKAIGFILLPLYTLYLTPEDYGIVGVVNSLTQVLTLLFTFSLNSAVQRYFYRYRENWPQLQSFYGTIMLFIMGNSLFLGGLIILFKDILVEPFVDGIAFYPYIFMGIITVIVNPIYNIYQTLLQTMEQAKAYAINSLLNFAMMVACNILFIVVFQWGATGQLLSYLITGFTFGLYALISLYQRGIIRFNFQWNYLKEALSYSIPLLPHLMSTQIADFVSRLFLNNQVSTASAGLYTTASQFMLIIDTMQYSVNSAYVPWFYSLMDLGGQHKKKAIQFADVLSRIYLIISLGMSLFIKEVIQIFIADGYLLAWTLVPIILVAYQIRSVYLFYVNTLFYNTKATRYIFIATLSGSLLSVFLTATLTQYLGLLTPAIVLLIQWTVIAIIIYVLSRKIEPVNFKIKKMLLYIAILVLVSGVGLFYDIAHPTGPLIWQNLLYKIVLYLVTTIVLVYREIPTIKALFTDFIGKKLNSGD
- a CDS encoding polysialyltransferase family glycosyltransferase, with translation MKHAIVAWTPLHIINSLNIWKNCLSGEELTLFIYNEFANADLLIDISRKLGQGLEVVKINHQNLGGKLAKISRLYWNKNLIPLDDFDHIYLPGDNYFGRLLYSSLAAKGHDFHLHYYEDGMGIYLGAKPIEIKNANDALQKKLNKHSIFHGQWENCYTYQPDLVQWHDFSGDLIKIPVLDQSNPAFSLVKAIFSQAYNEEISQVAEGSLIYFDQPFKKDGAQIDELALFNHLKAICDSLNIRIYVKLHPRSEENKYGQVNYLQTTMPWEIFLLFVDHSDLTLAAMNSTAVFSPYLLYQQRMPIIMLAGLVDHAIGEKVDEPTKMILTNSLSMAKNFKEIYGPLLQVPENSKQLEDLLYEIKIKGDQ
- a CDS encoding O-antigen ligase family protein, with protein sequence MKEYANKIFSIINNVHLFKIITLIINLIYAVPSSFDIENVPMKIVFVWGIYLLAKDFLTRRIMFKQKFWPFLFAFLISFAISVLLNLTYQFPDSAINWFYVAQTFFLIYAFNPSEDYQTSKNWMARFNDIFIGIVCFLGFVSLLLFAFHIRYWVLDGTGINWMRQGFTENRLFGLYTSPNMGSIIGVLSVVASLMNNILKRSSWKSFQPFYVFNAIIQYLYFVLASSRGTTLTLLTAGLVITCYAIYRLFVRHQANFKSLGKLILGAGLGLFLFVAVEHQAESILAYIPATTQTAARLVTGEISWSDLRHGESKTGGNKSTVIAPVSIQHDEGDAEVSAGRFTIWQAGIKAAAQNFLFGLSDIDLYRNIKDQEATAQVDMTKLTTLDRSEIKRARGNMHNTYIAVFTKAGFVGLIIIAAFALFYLIYHVGYLLTARVDFSDANNQLYALILVTIIALLAEDMVENHILLANRDTIGLIFWTYAGFLNVHRSQLQAKKAKQSTKI
- a CDS encoding polysaccharide deacetylase family protein, which produces MNKKALFITSILTVLLLGLAGILYYNHHITVAKVEKEVNEIYFNNKHDYINPNYSLEDLEKVKYDSRHIYGDHAKELQELIDRAIDKRKAIQFLNDSVLDDKPIIEGNQVNKDWVIEDGVSAEEVDKKKDRFNFDYSDKLVEDLKANYGLLQQVAQSNETIENKIDHLPEKFMIESLDKDLDAFNQVAKEISNYIDHTNKEGQADLFKKRLMDYALSVKEQTANQDGYSKSLEKLLKQDELASVLTGSPVDYRPLVAITFDDGPDDNVENAMDICEQYGIKATFFLQGNNTEKKPELAREIVKRGHHVANHSYDHPDFAKLTDKQILDQINRTQDIIKQATGVTPTLFRTPYGQDRARTTQLVAPLKPCYWNTTSRDWQLTDPDDIYDMIMKNMQHHSVILQHSRYTATTDALKKVIPELKKRGYVFVFPEQIPDIKTWNHN